In Sphingobacterium zeae, one genomic interval encodes:
- a CDS encoding C40 family peptidase, giving the protein MLSIINGFRWVDKGVITVKCFSKTVNVLHINSNLLKFVRQQRRLNSMIVRFYFVFFLGVVLFLSSCSTKKKVLIANSHPAKGGVLTDASSARGRSFSGSRLDSYADLLNVSAQRLNPNLYSFIDDWMGIPHRMGGQSKSGVDCSGFVNLLYMEVYKGNLPRTSRDMEGVVKRKRVDKLQEGDLVFFSFGRNGIDHVGVYLHNNKFVHVSTRKGVIISDLSDSWYAKTFVDAGSPSI; this is encoded by the coding sequence ATGTTATCAATAATCAACGGTTTTCGATGGGTGGATAAAGGGGTTATTACCGTAAAATGTTTTAGCAAAACGGTAAATGTATTGCATATAAATAGCAATTTACTTAAGTTTGTTAGGCAACAACGTAGATTGAACAGCATGATTGTTAGGTTTTATTTTGTCTTCTTTTTGGGTGTAGTTCTATTTTTGAGCAGTTGTTCAACAAAGAAAAAAGTACTTATCGCTAATTCTCATCCTGCTAAGGGTGGCGTTTTGACAGATGCTAGTTCAGCGCGAGGAAGGTCCTTTTCGGGATCTCGGCTTGACAGTTATGCCGATTTGCTTAACGTGAGTGCCCAAAGGCTAAATCCAAACCTTTACTCTTTTATTGATGACTGGATGGGCATACCGCATCGTATGGGCGGACAGAGCAAATCCGGTGTGGATTGTTCGGGCTTTGTAAATCTGCTCTACATGGAAGTGTATAAAGGCAATCTGCCACGCACCTCCCGTGACATGGAAGGAGTTGTAAAGCGAAAAAGGGTGGATAAACTTCAAGAAGGGGATCTTGTGTTTTTTTCATTTGGGCGTAACGGGATAGATCATGTTGGTGTATATCTTCATAATAATAAGTTTGTGCATGTGTCAACGCGTAAGGGTGTTATTATATCTGATCTTTCTGATAGCTGGTATGCCAAGACCTTTGTTGATGCAGGCTCCCCTAGTATTTAG
- a CDS encoding EamA family transporter, whose product MEKLKGALAVFLGASSFGILSTFVKKAYGKGLTLGEVTGIQVLFGMLILWLIYITIKLFSAKSFQSSKKKSSWVKILISGTSTGLVSVFYYKCVQLVPASLAIVLLMQYIWIGVLIEFIFFKTKPSRNNLIGIGIVLIATLLATGLIEKGLQQLNLTGVLFGLLAATAYSVFMIVNGRVGNDYHPIQKSAIMVTGSCILIFTLFPPNYLFNGQFDDNFFYFGLILSLFGTVIPPLLFAYGLPKTGFSLGGILSSAELPVATCMSFFILHESVSTVQWIGVLLILGTVIWLNAAKSSSH is encoded by the coding sequence ATGGAAAAATTAAAAGGTGCATTAGCTGTCTTTTTAGGTGCAAGTAGTTTCGGAATACTATCAACGTTTGTAAAAAAAGCTTACGGTAAGGGACTGACTTTAGGCGAAGTAACGGGAATCCAGGTTTTGTTTGGCATGCTTATACTGTGGCTTATTTATATTACCATCAAACTCTTTTCGGCAAAGTCCTTTCAATCTTCAAAAAAGAAATCTTCCTGGGTCAAGATATTAATCAGCGGTACTTCTACCGGTTTGGTGAGTGTTTTCTATTATAAATGTGTTCAGCTCGTTCCCGCTTCACTAGCTATAGTCTTGCTAATGCAGTATATCTGGATCGGTGTGCTCATTGAGTTTATCTTTTTCAAGACAAAACCGTCAAGAAACAATCTGATCGGCATTGGAATTGTACTTATTGCAACGTTATTAGCGACTGGACTCATCGAAAAAGGATTACAACAACTCAATTTAACGGGTGTGTTATTCGGTCTTTTGGCGGCGACTGCCTATTCGGTGTTCATGATTGTAAATGGGCGTGTAGGCAATGACTACCACCCCATTCAAAAAAGTGCTATTATGGTAACAGGTTCTTGTATCCTGATTTTCACTTTATTTCCACCGAATTATTTATTTAATGGTCAATTTGATGATAATTTTTTCTATTTTGGATTGATACTTTCTTTATTTGGCACGGTCATTCCGCCTTTATTGTTTGCTTATGGTTTACCCAAAACTGGATTCTCATTAGGAGGAATACTGAGTTCGGCCGAACTGCCTGTAGCGACCTGTATGTCATTTTTCATCCTTCATGAAAGTGTATCG